GTGTGAGAAATGTCTTTATTAGGAAGAAAACAAAGGCACTGATGCCATTAAACGTGTACTCGTTTCGAAATGAAAATGGGCAGGACATACATTGGTTTGCACCGGATTACTTACCAGGGTATGCTTTCAACAGGTCAATTACATGAAAAGTGCCAAAATTCTCcttgatatcaattttaggataggcagtgctttggtgcacgtatgaagtgcacgccactgaggacATATACAAAGAGTCACAGACGAGCGGTTgtcacacaaaaacaaaaacttagaagcttataatacttattttgccataataaatttcctaaaaggtgccaattttgacatgaaaaatgtccgtctcacaatagttgctgttgaaagcattgcacgcacgagataaaaagttatttgccaaataccttgtcttccatctagcccacgcaaagggaggtttacgccttgcatttaacccacgacatgcaaaatcgatattacttgGAAGAAGTGGGGGGTTACTCATGGAGGCGGTCCTTACGACAAATATTGAACCAGCAGTTTTAAGTAACATTACTAATCTAAACAGCTTACTGTATTTcgaatttaaatatatgtaaacgGTTGTAAGgaactataaaactattattattatatactatccTACGTTATCCAGGAAGCAAGCtatctttatgcaaaatttcgccAAGATCGGTGTAGTGGTGAAGCAGTTCGAACATGGTAACAAACAGAATGACAAGATCAGCGtagatagaaaatctcacactttgcAATCACCGTAACAAGAAGATCGcatttaatatacattaaatttattttggtcgacctccctagcgcaactgtgagcgctgtgaatttaagtaggaggtcccagctTCGATTTCGGcgggggaaatttgggaatttataattttagaattttctctgatctcgtctggtgggagtccgctaagtgatttagtgttccggtgcgatgtcacgtaaaaaccgattaggggtatgactaccatactctataacaggttagctcgctaccatcttagactgcatcacttactatcaggtgaaattacagtcaagggctaatttgtagtaaaataaaaaaaattaagtgtaacATTAGTAGGTATGGACTAGATATGTTGTTTTGCACTCTTGTACGAAGGACGATGGGGCGAATTGTCATTTGAATGACTACCCCAGACGAGCTGTGTCATAAAAAGCAATACTACTATGAGCGCTTGAATGCTTCTGGAATATTGTTCTGAACAGCGTTCGCATTCCGTTCTAGCAGTACCTACAATCATTTGCTGGAATTCttcgggttttttttaaagatattttgataCCAGTTCAGTGCTGGAATGAAACATTATTATTGGATCTGAATAAATGTCTGGTCTTTTAATTAAGTTTCTCACCGTCGTTTATGTTTGAATTTCAGAAAGCTTTAACGCAGTTCAATGACTGTCTTGAGTCCCTGGTAGATACTGAGAAACTTCAACAGGAGATTGAGGACGCAAAACCCACTGGCCAAGTTGACGAAGTATTTAAGAAGTAAGTAAAAACGTAAAGTTCGCACAATATTACTTGTCCGGGCTTGATGATGCTTTTGCATCAATATTCCgtataatatgttaatttgAACAGAATAGACCAACCCCGAATCAAGAATCAAACCGAGGATGAggatgctaaccactagaccaacggcagtttttttttaatagagtcaattatttttaatttcaggtacTGCCAGAAAACGCCACAATTCAAGAACTGCTTCAAGAACATAACCGATACTGTCAAGCCGTGCTTCTCTGTCGACGAGCAGAAACACCTGAAGACTATCTACAATATTTCCGAACAGCTGGCTGAGTTTGTGTGCTTCAAGGAGGGAGACAGAATTGCGCGTAAgttattatagtcgtaaaaaagtaacaggcccgttttgacatgtGTCATCGCgtcgtaactagttatggaaccataagacttgggactcgatactcacgataaatcaattcaagtttgtatcagtacttgattgatattattatgtaagtgttcgttcgttcaaagtatcctttaacttcacaaccaatacgcgtgactggctgttgattatacatccacttttcaacatgttgaaacagagttagtgctatataacaacaaacacaaaaatcgagtcaaatcactatgtttaaattaatgtccaaaatagaagagctttagttaacgtaatagtaaacaatatatatcaaacttaaacgagcgcacagacaactttacaagatgaggaacgaaaaactgcgcagtgcgcgcggggacgcttcagtcatgtgccgtttggtcagatacatcaactcagactctttatttagaacccattttgagaaccaagctcattctttgcagtaaagattacttcacaaaatttattttcgatattcagtaaaaaaatggttacagctctagtataaaaaaaaaggactgagaacgtaactgttttcggaacgtttcgcaacaattataaattgcatgctactataaagtaagcgcaaaaagaatactcgcgatatattctttcatattatttagcgtcccaaaaaaaattcacgtattttttaaaacaccgtatgtttgatttttattttattgtttctttcagtctctttccaagttacattctatgatcttgcacaaatgtcaaaacgggcctattacatttttacgactaaagTAACAAAGATATAGGGTTTTTTAACTGACAGATTACTTGCTCTGAATTCCTAGTATAACGTATTCGACTCGATTCGAACGTACGAAACGTAGCGTTTAATGCCATATAACCGATACATATTATGAAATCAATGACTTGTGATAGATATAAGACAAAACTTGCTTGGACTGATCTGTTTTTGGGTTGGATGTACTAGGACGCCATGAAAATAGAGCAGTCAGCAAAACCTCATTTGCTTGTAGGGCTGTTTTATTTGGGACAGTACGGTTGTACTGTTCACTATTACTGCGTCACACCAACACCACATTGGCGTCAATCTATTAGAgacctggtctggtctggtggaaagcTTCGTCCAAGGCTAGTTACAGTGGTGTAGTGGTCAGTAAGTGCGGTaactagcttttctaagttatgtgcgttttaagcaataaaaatattatctctaACTTTATTGAGTTAACTaattatatttagaaataaagAGAAGAattaacacatatatatatatattatatttagaaataatcaATGTTGGCTTATGTAGGGTTGGAACTCTTGAAGAACAGCATAATATTTTTGgacaaaatactaaaattacatattggatagaagtaggcgttactttgcagaattgcatgatttattatgaaatttaagcttaacactttctactccacaccaaaagccaacatctcccgaggatgctccggttcggTGACGTGTATAATTAAGGgggtaaataataagtaaacttCTCATTTTGCCGAActtgcaggtggacacgtttattTATCCctttaacttctcctattcgatgttccagtgatttacctgctaaatcactggaacatggaataggagaagtttacccccgtctATATATCTACACATATGTTATATGGatcatttccacttgtgcgccagtgctctgagagttgataaagctgtgggagaagataaatttgtatcctttccccggggatataattgtctcttgcccgtGCTCTGAATCCCGAcagtcgttttttttaaatttacttgtttcagtgttcaTCTCTGAGCACGGACCAGAGTGCATTAAGGAGAAGCAACCGGAGATTGAAAAATGCCTCAACAGCACTCTGGGTACAGAGATGAGCTTCAACACCAATAACATGAGCTTAGACAATATACCCACCATCAAGTTcgaagtaagttttttttttttataaataaataaatatactatgacaatacacacatcgccatctagccccatcataagcgtagcttgtgttatgggtactaagatgacttgaatattttcatgaatacaatacataaatacatagaaacatccagacactaaaaaacattcgtattcatcatacaaacattttccagctatgggaatcgaactcacggcctcggactcagaaagcagggtcgctgcctactgcgccattcggtcgtcttttttttctttatgataTTCGCATGGCgtgtaaggaacacgtcctgcaacctgAAGACTGTAAGTTGAGACATTATGTGATTAAATTTTTGTTCGTTACATCTCTAACTAAACAGAAAATAAGCGATGTTTTTAACAGACTTAAAAAATAGGAGCAGGTTATCAATTTGAACTTAGGTTAggtatgatgttttttttttttgtatatttatcacGCGATTGGCAGAGGCCATAAAGACAcactttgaaacaagagatgacaaattgcttttttacagtttttatagtgtttttacttacacttggaggaaatatcaattttataaatttaaaatgtatatttaaatattttcggaaccgactgaatttgaacctgcgactctctggcaatcataGCTGGAGATCTGGCAACTGTAGTTGGAGAGCCATAGCTAAATTGTCAAAGCGGTCCTGGCGggtctaaaaatgtttttatgcattttataaattaataaaatacatgtttttatttactaaataaaaattataagtcaGTTTCTCTAAGCATGCATCGCTAAGCATATCGGTTTTTCACTCGAGTAATTCTCTTTTCAGGAGAAGGAGTGCAATCAACTGGAGGACTTGCAAGTGTGTGTAGTGGCAGCCCTCGAGAAGTGTTCGGCGCCGACCTCGGCGAACATCGTGGAGTCACTGTTCAAGTTTGCGCGCAAGGCCACGCCCTGCAAGGATATACCCGTGAGTTGGCTTCTTTCTTTTCTAAATCCTTTTCAGCTATGGAACTCTCCTCGTCATTACCCATTTTCTAAAGACTTCTTAAAAAgcattttatgccaccctaatttgtttttcgatttcgattttgttttttttatacctctGAGTAATTTTCCTTTATGTTGTAGGCTTATACATTGCAACATATAATGATTGGTATATTTAATTTGGTTACGTttgttatttgtgtttattataatatttttttcttgtctaCAACCTAACCCTATTTCTACTGACTTCTTTAAAAgcattttatgccaccctaatttgtttttcgtttttgtttttacctctgagtaattttttttttttaggcttTTAAACTTTGCATCATATAATGATTGGTATTTTTTGATTTGGttacatttgttttttgtttatattatactatttcTTGTTGTGTTTAACCTAACCCTATAGTCgtaagtttttatatttctcCCTTTCCTTTGCTAGGTCGCCTGATAGCCCATTGGgtgttatatttagtgttttttttgtttataatttcattctgTTAGGTtctgtgtacaataaagtgtattttcattttcattttatttgaaaaatagatTTACTTCTCCCTGACGGATTACCTTTCTCGTAAATCTTCGTCATTTGATCGCAGTTTGGCCTGTCCATCTCTTCCGTGCTCTGGTCccctttttttttgcataccgCTACGTtaggggaaacggagtagttatgtgagACTTGCaaccactaaaaactctgtgtctCCCGCGATAGAACCATAAGTGAGAGTGCGGGATTCacttcaccgcactctcgccatgGTTGGGACTGCATAGCGGGTCCCATCGTCGGTGGCCTGGTCCCTACCGAATCCTTCAGGTAGGCGCACGCTAACCGGCATGCCGCCTTCTCTGGGTTTTTGTTTTTCTCACTCTTCTCAGCCTGTCGTTAGTTGTGTGACAAATTTGTCCTCTGATCCCCTCGCCACTCCCTTGAAGAACAAAACAATTCGCCGTCCCCAAAACCTGCATGTACTTttgcttctgtactgtgtgtacCCAAAACACCTGTTTACCCAAAAGAGAACTTTAGATTTCTTTGAGTGCAGTGTGATTTATGTTCTGGTCGTACGTTGACCTTGTGCATGCCGTccaataaaacaaagttttgcATATATTCGTGCactgttcaagctactgaactgtccAATGCACTTCCAATAAGAATACGtaagtcaaggtcactagataTATTCAAACCTGCTTTTTAAGTCCATTATCTTGAGAAATAAAGACTACAGTGATTTATACTTACTCATATTAACAGTGTGTTATAGTATACAACGTAACAGAATTACGGAttaggaacgctaaatctcttagcggcacgtctttgtcgttagggtagtaactagccacggccgaagcctcccaccggaccagacaagagaaaattcagaaattataaagtttatattgccccgaccgggaatcgaaccctggacctcccaCTCAAAGAGGTCGTCGAATGATAATTAACGACTGGATCATAAAGTTCAGTTATGTAatctaattttgtaatttctgtTAGGAAGAGGAAGAAGCGAATATGCGAAACGAGAATAGCGTAAGTTTTAATCGATGTAGAGCTTTTAGTTACGCTTTTTCATATAAAAGTGTTTATGATGAGTGTAGACATCGGAACTGTACTGTGAATGCTGTAAAGTTATTAAGCTGATCgcacattatataattatttgtaaaaaatgcaTTTTGCAGCACTGGCAATGCATTACACGTTTCTAGTATTTATATCATGTCACCTGCTTTTTTACGATCTGTGATTCGGATAAGCTGAAAGctcaaatattaaatgtatcagAACtaggaaaatttatttgtaaggaattctttaaaattaattgaaatttattctCTGTATACGAGCTTAATGCAATACAATATTGTATGCATTCTACTGTAAAGCATGCGAATATTTGGtgcataaaaataacaataagtgcATAACAATCTTAATGAGCATGCAATATAGAAaagcttattaaattatattttttaacgttTCGCTAATGCACCCATATCAAAATACTCACGAAGACAAAAgtcataaacataattttaaattacatttgaaaacgattgaatgaattaaataataattattagaacatttataaaaatgataatcaatttaataaaacaatataataaatataaatatactacgacaatacacacaccgccatctagtcccaaagtaagcgtagc
The genomic region above belongs to Pararge aegeria chromosome 8, ilParAegt1.1, whole genome shotgun sequence and contains:
- the LOC120625696 gene encoding 27 kDa glycoprotein-like — its product is MDSKNIIFFMFIGMVSAQTENSLSDALNKLPPELQGKVDETQITEIKNKTISVFKKKCEENAGPEAYNKAEKALTQFNDCLESLVDTEKLQQEIEDAKPTGQVDEVFKKYCQKTPQFKNCFKNITDTVKPCFSVDEQKHLKTIYNISEQLAEFVCFKEGDRIALFISEHGPECIKEKQPEIEKCLNSTLGTEMSFNTNNMSLDNIPTIKFEEKECNQLEDLQVCVVAALEKCSAPTSANIVESLFKFARKATPCKDIPTAEETNATKEPNSASGLVAKSLAMTAIALALLM